The Faecalibacter sp. LW9 genome has a segment encoding these proteins:
- the metH gene encoding methionine synthase, with protein sequence MSEVKIQLAGLEPLIVRENSNFVNVGERTNVTGSKKFLRLIKEEKYEEALQVARDQVDGGAQIIDINMDEGMIDGVAAMTKYLRLIASEPDISRVPIMIDSSKWEIIEAGLKNVQGKAIVNSISLKEGEELFIEHAKKIKRFGAAAVIMAFDEQGQADNYDRRIEIVKRSYDILVNQVNFNPKDIIFDVNIFPVATGMDEHRRNAIDFFEATKWIKENLPHALVSGGVSNVSFSFRGNNAVRDAMHSAFLYHAIQHGMDMGIVNPEMIEIYDDIDPQLLEHVEDVLLDRREDATERLIEFAEGLKGITKEKKKDEAWREFPLEKRIEIALVKGITEYIDEDTAEALEQIGSPLRVIEGPLMDGMNIVGDLFGSGKMFLPQVVKSARVMKKAVAYLTPFLEEEKLRNKSDKEPAKILMATVKGDVHDIGKNIVSVVLSCNGFEIIDLGVMVPPERILEEAQNHNVDVIGLSGLITPSLDEMVHVAKEIKRLNLEIPLMIGGATTSKAHTAVKIAPEYDKVIHVLDASRSVTVCQKLIGKQQTEFLEDTQNDYNKIREGFLNRAVAKDYLSIEEARANKLKLDFKENAPFKPNQLGVFTHRATVTDLKDYIDWTPFFQTWDLHGKFPAILEDEVVGTNAKELYADALVMLNRIESENLAHPKAVFGLFKANTINDDTIEVSDENGNKVDEFYTLRQQSKKSKDAPNLSIADFIAPKDSGIEDYIGSFAVTAGTEIEDFAKSFQDHLDDYNSILVKAIADRLAEAYAEFLHQEVRTKYWGYAAEENLENSELIAEKYKGIRPAPGYPACPDHLEKQTIFKILDVENNAGIQLTSSLAMYPVSSVSGYYFGNPKAKYFGVGKIKMDQVEDFAQRKGITIEEAERWLSPNLA encoded by the coding sequence ATGTCAGAAGTAAAAATTCAATTAGCCGGATTAGAACCTTTAATTGTACGCGAAAATTCAAATTTTGTTAACGTTGGAGAACGTACCAATGTCACAGGTTCGAAAAAATTCTTACGCTTAATTAAAGAAGAAAAATACGAAGAAGCGTTGCAAGTTGCCCGCGACCAAGTCGATGGTGGTGCACAAATCATCGACATCAATATGGATGAAGGGATGATTGATGGCGTAGCTGCAATGACAAAATATTTACGTTTAATCGCTTCGGAACCGGATATTTCTCGAGTTCCCATTATGATTGATTCTTCCAAATGGGAAATTATCGAAGCGGGTTTAAAAAACGTTCAAGGAAAAGCGATTGTCAATTCAATTTCCTTAAAAGAAGGAGAAGAATTATTCATTGAACACGCCAAAAAAATCAAACGTTTTGGTGCAGCTGCCGTCATTATGGCTTTTGATGAACAAGGTCAAGCGGATAACTACGACAGACGTATTGAAATCGTCAAACGTTCGTATGATATTTTGGTGAATCAAGTCAATTTCAATCCCAAAGATATCATTTTTGATGTGAATATTTTCCCTGTTGCAACGGGAATGGACGAACATCGTCGCAATGCAATTGATTTCTTCGAAGCCACAAAATGGATCAAAGAAAATTTGCCACACGCTTTAGTATCAGGTGGCGTTTCAAATGTTTCGTTCTCGTTCCGAGGTAATAATGCGGTTCGCGATGCCATGCACTCCGCTTTCTTATACCACGCGATACAACACGGAATGGATATGGGAATTGTGAATCCAGAAATGATTGAGATTTATGATGATATTGATCCTCAATTATTAGAACACGTAGAAGATGTTTTACTGGATCGTCGTGAAGATGCTACTGAACGCTTAATCGAGTTTGCGGAAGGATTAAAAGGCATTACGAAGGAAAAGAAAAAAGATGAAGCTTGGCGCGAATTTCCACTGGAAAAACGAATCGAAATTGCTTTAGTCAAAGGTATCACAGAATACATTGATGAGGACACTGCTGAAGCGTTAGAACAAATTGGTTCTCCCTTACGCGTCATTGAAGGTCCTTTAATGGATGGAATGAATATCGTTGGAGATTTATTCGGAAGTGGTAAAATGTTCTTGCCTCAAGTCGTAAAATCAGCACGTGTGATGAAGAAAGCCGTGGCTTATTTAACACCCTTTTTGGAAGAAGAAAAATTAAGAAATAAAAGCGATAAGGAACCTGCCAAAATATTAATGGCTACTGTAAAAGGTGATGTTCATGATATTGGTAAAAATATCGTTTCGGTTGTTTTAAGCTGTAATGGTTTCGAAATTATCGATTTAGGGGTAATGGTTCCTCCAGAACGAATTTTAGAAGAGGCGCAGAATCATAACGTTGATGTTATTGGACTTTCTGGTTTGATTACGCCTTCATTGGATGAAATGGTGCACGTAGCCAAAGAAATAAAACGTTTAAACTTAGAGATTCCATTAATGATTGGAGGTGCAACTACTTCTAAAGCGCATACAGCGGTGAAGATTGCTCCTGAATACGATAAAGTGATTCACGTATTAGATGCTTCGCGTTCAGTTACCGTTTGTCAGAAATTAATTGGAAAACAACAAACGGAATTTTTAGAAGACACACAAAACGATTACAATAAAATTCGTGAAGGATTTTTGAACCGTGCAGTTGCCAAAGATTATTTATCGATCGAAGAAGCGAGAGCCAATAAGTTAAAACTTGATTTTAAAGAAAATGCACCTTTCAAACCCAATCAATTGGGTGTGTTTACGCATAGAGCAACTGTTACTGATTTAAAGGATTACATCGATTGGACACCATTTTTCCAAACGTGGGATTTACACGGAAAATTTCCAGCCATTTTAGAAGATGAAGTGGTCGGTACAAACGCAAAAGAATTATATGCTGATGCTTTGGTTATGTTAAATCGAATAGAATCAGAAAATTTAGCACATCCTAAAGCGGTTTTTGGTTTGTTTAAAGCCAACACAATCAATGACGATACCATTGAAGTATCAGACGAAAACGGAAATAAAGTAGATGAATTTTACACCTTACGCCAACAATCGAAAAAATCGAAAGATGCTCCTAACCTATCCATTGCTGATTTTATCGCACCGAAAGATTCAGGAATTGAAGATTATATCGGGTCATTTGCGGTAACAGCTGGAACGGAGATTGAAGATTTTGCAAAATCATTCCAGGATCATTTGGATGATTACAATTCGATTTTAGTCAAAGCCATTGCCGATCGTTTAGCAGAAGCTTACGCAGAATTTTTACATCAAGAAGTTCGAACGAAATATTGGGGCTATGCAGCAGAAGAAAATTTAGAAAATTCGGAATTAATTGCTGAAAAATACAAAGGAATTCGACCTGCTCCTGGTTACCCTGCTTGTCCTGACCATTTAGAAAAACAAACAATTTTCAAAATTTTGGATGTAGAAAATAATGCTGGCATCCAATTAACAAGTTCATTGGCTATGTATCCAGTTTCTTCGGTTTCAGGGTATTATTTTGGAAATCCTAAAGCTAAATATTTTGGAGTTGGTAAAATTAAAATGGATCAAGTGGAAGATTTTGCACAACGTAAAGGAATTACAATTGAAGAAGCGGAACGTTGGTTAAGTCCGAATTTAGCGTAA
- the metF gene encoding methylenetetrahydrofolate reductase [NAD(P)H] — translation MKVTEHIERANGKPLFSVEILPPLKGQDVNCTFKTLDPLVELNPAFIDVTYHRQEFIYKQKDNGLLKRYQVRKRPGTVAICAAIQNHYKIDAIPHLICGGFTKEDTEDALIDLNFLGIDNVLVLRGDPIKTEKTFVPEVGGHAYASELIEQVTALNKGKYLDDEIQETHAMDFCIGVAGYPEKHFESPNLAMDMYYLKKKVELGADYIVTQMFFDNQKYFDFVNKCREMDIHIPIIPGIKPLTTFNQLTKIPQNFYIDLPEDLAIEVLKAKDKEAIKEIGLEWCINQCKELIDFGVPGLHFYTMSNSSNTRKVAEAIY, via the coding sequence ATGAAAGTAACTGAACATATAGAACGTGCCAATGGAAAACCTTTGTTTTCGGTGGAAATTTTACCTCCTTTAAAAGGGCAAGATGTGAATTGCACCTTCAAAACTTTGGATCCATTAGTAGAGTTAAATCCAGCTTTTATCGATGTCACTTATCATCGACAAGAGTTTATTTATAAGCAAAAAGACAATGGCTTATTGAAACGTTACCAAGTCAGAAAACGTCCTGGAACGGTTGCGATTTGTGCGGCGATACAGAATCATTATAAAATTGATGCGATACCGCATTTAATTTGTGGAGGCTTTACCAAAGAAGATACAGAAGATGCCTTAATCGATTTAAATTTCTTAGGGATTGACAATGTTTTGGTTTTACGTGGAGATCCCATTAAAACAGAAAAAACATTTGTTCCTGAAGTGGGTGGACACGCGTATGCATCGGAATTAATCGAGCAAGTCACTGCTTTAAACAAAGGTAAATACTTAGATGATGAAATTCAGGAAACCCATGCGATGGATTTTTGTATTGGTGTAGCAGGTTATCCGGAAAAGCATTTTGAATCTCCGAATTTAGCAATGGATATGTATTACTTGAAGAAAAAAGTAGAATTAGGAGCCGACTACATTGTTACACAGATGTTCTTCGATAATCAAAAGTATTTTGATTTTGTCAATAAATGCCGTGAAATGGATATTCATATTCCGATTATTCCAGGAATTAAACCATTAACTACATTTAATCAATTGACTAAAATTCCACAAAACTTCTATATCGACTTACCTGAAGATTTAGCCATTGAAGTCCTAAAAGCAAAAGACAAAGAAGCAATCAAAGAAATCGGTTTAGAATGGTGTATCAATCAATGCAAAGAGTTAATTGACTTTGGCGTACCTGGATTACATTTCTATACAATGAGTAATTCATCCAATACTCGAAAAGTAGCTGAAGCGATTTATTAA
- a CDS encoding MFS transporter gives MNQSQKTNWGQFIPLVTVFFFWGFVAASNDILIPVFKKSFDLTQAQSQLVSFAYYIAYTVGAVIYMLISLLAKQDLIVKYGYKNSLSFGLILSAIGTLFFIPAANTGSFPLMLAGLFTVGLGFSVQQTVANPLAIALGSKNTGSQRLTLAGGINNFGTTIGPLIVAYAIFGGAGDGDTNLSIEAVKIPYMILGLAFLLVGIFLKFSKIPNHPEVEEKVEDGVHKDRNSALKYPQLVLGMIAIFLYVGVEVSTVSNLPDYMQKELGYSITGVAPFVSLYWASMMIGRWGGAAEAFGLDKQKTLALKFIAPYLAFGVFLLVNFIAGHDLTPFYYYAAIILVMIIASIWTEGNPAKMLITFSLIGIISLLIGMNTKGLVSIYALTSVGLFCSTLWPCIFALAINGLGKNTSQGSSFLIMMIMGGGLVSIFQGYIADLTSIHFSYIVCIICFAYLAFYAIATKSIFKKQGIE, from the coding sequence ATGAATCAATCACAAAAAACAAATTGGGGGCAATTTATTCCTCTAGTAACCGTTTTTTTCTTTTGGGGTTTCGTTGCGGCGAGTAACGATATTTTAATCCCGGTCTTTAAAAAATCGTTCGATTTAACTCAAGCACAAAGTCAATTGGTTTCTTTTGCTTATTATATTGCTTATACAGTAGGTGCTGTCATCTATATGCTTATCTCTTTATTAGCGAAACAAGATTTAATCGTAAAATATGGATATAAAAATTCATTATCCTTTGGTTTAATTTTATCAGCCATTGGAACATTATTTTTCATTCCAGCAGCCAATACAGGATCGTTTCCATTAATGTTAGCTGGATTATTTACGGTAGGATTAGGATTTTCAGTACAACAGACAGTTGCCAATCCTTTAGCTATTGCGTTAGGTAGTAAAAATACTGGTTCACAACGTTTAACATTGGCAGGGGGGATCAATAATTTTGGAACAACTATCGGACCATTGATTGTAGCATATGCTATTTTTGGTGGAGCTGGCGATGGAGATACCAATTTAAGTATTGAAGCCGTTAAGATTCCTTATATGATTTTAGGTTTAGCTTTCTTATTGGTCGGTATTTTCTTGAAATTTTCAAAAATTCCAAATCATCCGGAAGTGGAAGAGAAAGTAGAAGATGGAGTTCATAAAGATCGTAATTCAGCTTTAAAATATCCTCAATTGGTATTAGGAATGATTGCCATCTTTCTATACGTAGGAGTAGAAGTTTCAACAGTAAGTAACTTGCCGGACTATATGCAAAAAGAATTAGGATATAGCATAACGGGAGTTGCACCATTTGTATCGTTGTATTGGGCAAGTATGATGATTGGTCGTTGGGGTGGTGCTGCCGAAGCATTTGGATTGGATAAACAAAAGACTTTAGCTTTAAAGTTTATTGCTCCATATCTAGCTTTTGGAGTTTTCTTATTGGTTAATTTTATTGCAGGTCATGATTTAACACCATTTTATTACTATGCTGCGATTATTTTGGTCATGATAATTGCTTCTATTTGGACCGAAGGAAATCCTGCAAAAATGTTAATTACTTTCTCTCTTATAGGAATTATTTCTTTATTAATTGGAATGAATACGAAAGGATTGGTAAGTATTTATGCCTTAACAAGTGTAGGATTATTTTGTAGTACACTGTGGCCATGTATTTTCGCTTTAGCCATAAATGGTTTAGGTAAAAATACTTCACAAGGGAGTTCATTCTTAATTATGATGATTATGGGAGGTGGATTAGTTAGTATTTTCCAAGGGTATATAGCAGATTTAACTTCAATACATTTTAGTTATATTGTTTGTATTATTTGTTTTGCTTACTTGGCTTTTTATGCTATAGCTACAAAAAGTATTTTCAAAAAACAGGGTATAGAATAG